From a region of the Listeria monocytogenes ATCC 19117 genome:
- the mraZ gene encoding division/cell wall cluster transcriptional repressor MraZ: MFMGEYQHNIDIKGRLIVPAKFRELLGDNFVITRGLDKCLFAYPQEEWKKLEEKLQTLPLTKKDARSFTRFFFSGASECELDKQGRINIPSNLLQYADLEKETVIIGVSSRIEIWSKSEWDDVFNEAEESFADLAENMIGFDI, translated from the coding sequence ATGTTCATGGGAGAATATCAACACAACATCGATATAAAGGGCAGATTAATTGTGCCAGCTAAATTCCGTGAGCTTTTGGGGGATAATTTTGTTATAACCCGAGGACTTGATAAGTGTTTATTTGCTTATCCACAAGAGGAATGGAAAAAGCTTGAAGAAAAGCTCCAAACCTTACCACTTACTAAGAAAGATGCTCGTTCCTTTACACGTTTCTTCTTTTCCGGTGCGTCTGAATGTGAACTAGACAAACAAGGCCGGATTAATATTCCATCCAACTTACTACAGTATGCGGATTTGGAAAAAGAAACAGTTATTATCGGGGTTTCTAGTCGTATTGAAATTTGGAGTAAATCAGAGTGGGATGATGTCTTTAACGAGGCAGAAGAATCTTTTGCTGATTTAGCCGAAAATATGATTGGCTTTGATATTTAA
- a CDS encoding UDP-N-acetylmuramoyl-L-alanyl-D-glutamate--2,6-diaminopimelate ligase, protein MKLNELMQAIPVFTGEASETIEISHIAQDSRKVKPGTLFICIDGELVDGHQFASRAVELGAVAIIAEKQLDVSIPVIYVRDSKRAMAMLADYFYGSPTQALKLVGITGTNGKTTVSHLVEQIVRENGEQTGLIGTMYRKIGDQILETKNTTPDSLTLQETFRDMLLSGVSTAVMEVSSHALVQGRVYGSDYDVAVFMNLSQDHLDYHHTMEEYANAKSLLFAQLGNSYHTSNPKIAVLNADDEESVRMQKATAAHVITFGIKQQADFKASNIRITSHGSTFDLRTPIGNFTLKIKMIGNFSVYNVLAAIATSFALHIPMEKAIKTVESIPGVKGRFELVHAGQEFPVIVDYAHTPDGLLNVLETIAEFAEKRVFVVVGCGGDRDKGKRPQMAKIAVDYATNPIFTSDNPRSENPRAIIEDMIQGVPYSDSYVVHENRRDAIRFAVNEAEAGDVILIAGKGHEDYQVIGDEVIDFDDRVEARIAIEKKLGLA, encoded by the coding sequence ATGAAGTTAAATGAACTAATGCAAGCTATCCCGGTTTTTACTGGCGAGGCAAGTGAAACAATTGAAATTAGCCATATCGCCCAAGATAGTAGAAAAGTAAAACCAGGGACGTTGTTTATTTGTATAGATGGAGAATTGGTGGATGGACATCAATTTGCATCACGTGCAGTAGAACTAGGAGCGGTAGCAATTATCGCGGAAAAACAATTAGATGTATCGATTCCTGTCATTTATGTAAGAGATTCAAAACGTGCTATGGCGATGTTAGCCGATTACTTTTATGGATCTCCAACCCAAGCATTAAAGCTCGTTGGGATTACTGGGACAAATGGGAAGACGACCGTGAGCCACTTAGTGGAACAAATCGTGCGCGAAAATGGCGAGCAAACAGGTTTGATTGGCACGATGTATCGCAAAATTGGCGACCAAATTTTAGAAACAAAAAATACAACGCCAGATAGCCTCACTTTACAAGAAACATTCCGGGACATGTTACTTAGTGGAGTGAGCACAGCTGTGATGGAAGTATCCTCGCATGCACTCGTTCAAGGTCGCGTATATGGTTCAGATTACGATGTTGCTGTATTTATGAATTTGTCTCAAGATCATTTGGATTATCATCATACAATGGAAGAATACGCCAATGCAAAAAGCTTATTGTTTGCGCAACTAGGCAACAGCTACCATACAAGTAACCCAAAAATTGCTGTGTTAAACGCGGATGACGAGGAAAGCGTGCGTATGCAAAAAGCAACAGCTGCTCATGTAATCACTTTTGGGATAAAACAACAAGCTGACTTCAAAGCAAGTAATATCAGAATTACTAGCCATGGTTCTACATTTGATTTACGGACACCAATTGGTAATTTTACATTGAAAATAAAAATGATTGGAAACTTTAGTGTTTATAACGTATTGGCTGCGATTGCAACTAGCTTTGCGCTACATATCCCTATGGAAAAAGCAATTAAAACAGTGGAAAGCATACCGGGTGTCAAAGGCCGTTTTGAACTTGTGCATGCAGGGCAAGAGTTCCCTGTTATAGTTGATTACGCCCATACTCCAGACGGCTTGCTAAATGTATTAGAAACAATTGCTGAGTTTGCAGAAAAACGCGTTTTTGTCGTTGTTGGTTGTGGCGGGGACCGTGATAAAGGAAAACGTCCACAAATGGCAAAAATCGCTGTAGATTATGCAACAAATCCTATTTTTACATCAGATAATCCGCGGAGTGAAAATCCGCGTGCGATTATTGAAGATATGATTCAAGGTGTTCCATATAGTGATTCTTATGTGGTTCACGAAAACCGCCGAGATGCGATTCGTTTTGCAGTAAATGAAGCAGAAGCAGGGGATGTTATTCTGATTGCTGGAAAAGGTCATGAAGATTATCAAGTGATTGGTGACGAGGTTATTGATTTTGATGACCGAGTAGAAGCCCGAATAGCTATTGAAAAAAAACTTGGACTCGCATAA
- a CDS encoding MDR family MFS transporter, with protein MFRELHPNIRARILIQFLSKVIGSMIFPFMAIYFSREINSSVAGFLLMINVLAQFLAGMYGGHLADIIGRKKLMVTGELLKVFAFLGMVLCNSPMFHSPWITFVMLLIIGVAQGLINPAGEAMLIDVSTPENRSFMYSVSYWANNLSIMIGIMVGGWFFVDYLFPLLVVLFIMSFVTAWLTISLISETLQQKEMPHKGSYGLMGMLKNYGQVLHDYRFLLYTIGGIAIMSIEFQRSNYISVRLAEDVKALLVHLGPLGNISLNGVQIVSVLTAVNTLFIVLFTVPIARFVTKRAQQPIMYVGFTLFALGFAVCAFANNLTVLLLATMVLSIGELLYVPTRQTILAAIVDDERRGAYMAFNGIIFQIGKMIGSVSLVFAPFIGKYGMGAFTITLGVLSIVFSAVALKSGWEKVLVK; from the coding sequence ATGTTTAGAGAGTTGCACCCAAATATTCGTGCGCGGATATTAATTCAGTTTTTGAGTAAAGTAATTGGTTCGATGATTTTTCCTTTTATGGCAATTTATTTTTCAAGGGAAATTAATAGTAGTGTCGCCGGCTTTCTCTTGATGATTAATGTATTAGCACAATTTCTTGCTGGCATGTACGGTGGACATCTAGCGGATATTATTGGACGTAAAAAATTAATGGTCACCGGAGAACTGCTTAAAGTGTTTGCCTTTCTCGGGATGGTACTATGCAATTCCCCCATGTTTCATTCTCCGTGGATAACTTTTGTCATGTTACTTATTATTGGGGTAGCTCAGGGATTGATTAATCCAGCTGGAGAAGCAATGTTAATTGATGTAAGTACCCCAGAGAACCGTTCATTTATGTATTCGGTCAGTTATTGGGCGAATAATTTATCGATCATGATTGGAATTATGGTGGGGGGTTGGTTTTTTGTAGATTATCTGTTTCCTCTATTAGTTGTTCTTTTTATCATGTCATTTGTTACGGCATGGCTTACTATAAGCTTAATTTCCGAGACGTTGCAGCAAAAAGAAATGCCGCACAAAGGGTCATATGGACTAATGGGAATGCTTAAAAATTATGGACAAGTATTACATGATTATCGTTTTCTTCTATATACTATTGGTGGAATTGCTATCATGTCGATCGAGTTTCAACGGAGCAACTATATTTCGGTTCGTTTAGCAGAAGATGTGAAAGCGCTACTTGTACATTTGGGGCCACTTGGAAATATTTCTCTCAATGGAGTACAAATAGTGAGTGTGTTAACCGCTGTGAATACTTTATTTATTGTACTTTTTACCGTACCAATTGCGAGATTTGTGACTAAAAGGGCGCAGCAACCTATTATGTATGTAGGGTTTACTTTGTTTGCGCTTGGATTTGCAGTTTGTGCTTTCGCAAATAATCTAACAGTTTTACTTTTGGCGACGATGGTGCTCTCAATTGGTGAATTACTCTATGTACCAACACGTCAAACGATCTTAGCGGCAATTGTAGATGATGAAAGACGTGGGGCCTACATGGCATTTAATGGTATTATTTTCCAAATTGGTAAAATGATTGGTTCTGTAAGTTTAGTATTTGCACCATTTATTGGTAAATATGGCATGGGAGCTTTTACGATTACGCTGGGTGTTTTAAGTATAGTGTTCTCAGCAGTGGCACTAAAATCTGGTTGGGAAAAAGTGTTGGTAAAATAA
- the ftsL gene encoding cell division protein FtsL has protein sequence MSNVAYKSNLEPNRVHREAEQPKKQILKRGQMTLGEKVIITIALAIVLVVAFRIISVQAQIYTVNQEIQTKETKILEQQKSNEDLKVEVKDLGRYERILKIAKEKGLKLDGDNVKVVDGQ, from the coding sequence GTGAGCAATGTCGCCTATAAATCGAATCTCGAGCCAAATAGAGTACATAGAGAAGCGGAACAACCTAAAAAACAAATCCTAAAACGTGGTCAAATGACACTTGGAGAAAAAGTAATCATCACGATTGCGCTTGCGATTGTTTTAGTTGTTGCTTTTCGTATAATTAGCGTACAAGCGCAAATTTACACAGTGAACCAAGAAATTCAAACAAAAGAAACCAAAATTCTCGAACAACAAAAATCAAATGAAGACTTAAAAGTAGAAGTAAAAGATTTAGGGAGATATGAACGTATTTTGAAAATCGCTAAAGAAAAAGGGCTAAAACTTGATGGCGATAATGTGAAAGTGGTAGATGGTCAATGA
- the murD gene encoding UDP-N-acetylmuramoyl-L-alanine--D-glutamate ligase, with protein MKKIEMYHHKKVLVLGLARSGVSAATIMHKLGAFVTVNDQKPFSENPEAQGLLEQGIKVICGSHPIELLDEGFELVIKNPGIPYNNPMIEKALKLKIPVITEVELAYQISEAPIVGITGTNGKTTTTTIIHHMLNAHKENSSLLAGNIGFPASAVAENATSDQYISMELSSFQLMGVETFKPHISVITNIYEAHLDYHTDRSEYVQAKWHIQKNQTADDFLVINWDQEELKNLTKQTKAQVIPFSTTQRLGQGSYVQNGNIMFNDEVIGARDNILLPGEHNLENVLASVAVAKTLGVTNEEIMHVLETFKGVEHRTQFVVEWQGRKFYNDSKATNILATQSALKGFKNPVVLLAGGLDRGNSFDELLPFFKNVKALIVFGETADKIGRVGKIAGIDVHYVDNVEAAVPVAYRESAPGDIILLSPACASWDQYRTFEVRGNAYMDAIGELIEEVEK; from the coding sequence ATGAAAAAAATTGAAATGTACCATCACAAAAAAGTACTTGTCTTGGGTCTTGCAAGAAGTGGTGTTAGCGCGGCAACAATTATGCACAAACTGGGAGCATTTGTAACTGTTAATGATCAAAAACCTTTTAGCGAGAATCCAGAAGCACAAGGTTTACTTGAGCAAGGTATTAAAGTTATTTGCGGTTCGCACCCAATTGAACTTTTAGATGAAGGATTTGAACTTGTCATAAAAAATCCTGGAATTCCGTACAACAACCCAATGATTGAAAAAGCGTTAAAACTCAAAATTCCAGTCATTACGGAAGTCGAATTAGCTTACCAAATATCTGAAGCACCAATTGTTGGTATTACAGGAACAAATGGTAAAACGACAACAACCACAATCATCCACCATATGTTAAATGCGCACAAAGAAAATAGTTCTTTACTCGCAGGAAACATCGGTTTTCCGGCATCCGCAGTTGCAGAAAATGCGACCAGTGATCAATACATTTCGATGGAGCTTTCTTCGTTCCAATTAATGGGCGTAGAAACATTTAAACCGCATATTTCCGTCATCACGAATATTTATGAAGCGCATTTAGATTACCATACAGACCGTAGTGAATACGTTCAAGCAAAATGGCATATCCAAAAAAATCAAACAGCAGATGATTTCCTAGTAATTAATTGGGATCAAGAAGAGCTTAAAAACCTAACAAAACAAACTAAAGCACAAGTTATTCCGTTTTCAACCACACAACGCCTTGGTCAAGGAAGCTACGTGCAAAATGGCAATATTATGTTCAACGATGAAGTGATTGGCGCACGTGACAATATTTTACTTCCAGGAGAGCATAATTTAGAAAATGTGCTTGCTTCCGTAGCAGTAGCAAAAACGTTAGGTGTTACAAATGAAGAAATCATGCACGTATTAGAAACGTTTAAAGGTGTAGAGCACCGGACACAATTTGTTGTAGAATGGCAAGGTCGTAAATTCTATAACGATTCAAAAGCAACGAATATTCTAGCAACTCAAAGTGCATTAAAAGGGTTTAAAAATCCAGTCGTGTTACTGGCTGGTGGGTTGGACCGTGGTAATTCATTTGACGAATTACTACCATTTTTCAAAAATGTAAAAGCGTTAATTGTCTTTGGCGAAACAGCAGATAAAATTGGCCGCGTTGGGAAAATCGCTGGCATTGACGTACATTACGTGGATAATGTCGAGGCAGCTGTTCCAGTTGCGTACCGCGAATCAGCACCAGGAGATATTATCTTACTTTCACCAGCATGTGCGAGTTGGGATCAATACCGAACATTTGAAGTTCGCGGGAATGCCTATATGGACGCAATCGGCGAGCTAATAGAAGAGGTGGAAAAATGA
- a CDS encoding penicillin-binding protein has protein sequence MKRRIGNMRRGALVLFIFFTILFLLVSGRFLYLQITGEANGVPLAAKASKQHLKSSVLEAKRGSILDRKGEVLAEDTASYTVAAVVSDKLSKTTKNPMRVVDEEKTARILAKYIPMDESDILDKLNEKGKYQVEFGAAGKNISTETKAKIDKENLPGIEFTRQSERFYPNGTFATQLIGFAQQEEEKNTTVLEGKMGIESRYNDILTGKNGKIDYSTDRMGYILPNSKNKVTEAKDGKDITLTLDKKIQTFLEDTMTTVDAKYKPKNMMAVVADPKTGEILAISQRPSFNPADRSTITGNSSSIWQDLPVEYAYEPGSVMKIISLASAIDTNAYNANEYYQSGSYKVGDIAIHDHNNGNGWGSITYREGVERSSNVAFAKLLNKMGTDTFKTYLDKFGFGKKTGIALPNETSGKILYNYPIEKVTTVFGQGTTVSMMQMIQAASAIASDGTMKEPYVVSSVKDPNTGEETDTKTKIAGKPISAETAKKTRDELKNVISGEHGTGKLYAIPGYDVAGKTGTSQIPDPKTGKYMTGADNYIFSFLGMAPADNPELVIYVTMQQPQLSGSQTGGEAVSEVFNPVMKNSLQYMNIKPGDAEKLASEKVPVLAGKTIDEAKKIVKDKGLEPIIVGNGKKIVQQLPQANAEIMQGQKVILMTDGDMTAPDMVTWSKDDALKVSEITGIPFEFSGNGYVKSQSVSAGSVINSETKMKITLAPPEEISAFNQNHDQDTAEKNKKATDIQENAGIGDLLN, from the coding sequence ATGAAACGGCGTATAGGTAACATGAGAAGGGGAGCTCTTGTGCTTTTTATCTTTTTCACAATTCTCTTTCTCTTGGTTTCTGGCCGTTTTCTTTATTTGCAAATTACGGGAGAAGCAAATGGGGTACCTCTTGCAGCAAAAGCATCTAAACAACATTTGAAAAGCAGTGTTCTCGAAGCAAAGCGTGGCTCCATTTTAGATCGTAAAGGAGAAGTGCTAGCGGAGGATACGGCTTCTTACACGGTTGCAGCAGTAGTTAGCGATAAACTTTCCAAAACAACGAAAAATCCAATGCGTGTTGTTGACGAAGAAAAAACGGCTCGAATTCTTGCCAAGTATATTCCTATGGATGAATCTGATATTCTAGATAAACTCAATGAAAAAGGAAAATACCAAGTCGAATTCGGCGCTGCCGGTAAAAATATTTCTACAGAAACAAAAGCAAAAATTGACAAAGAAAATTTACCAGGTATTGAATTTACTCGTCAATCAGAACGTTTCTATCCTAATGGAACGTTTGCAACACAATTAATTGGTTTTGCCCAACAAGAAGAAGAAAAGAATACTACAGTTTTAGAAGGTAAAATGGGTATTGAATCCCGTTACAATGATATTTTGACAGGCAAGAATGGCAAAATTGATTACAGTACAGACAGAATGGGCTATATTTTGCCTAACTCTAAAAACAAAGTAACGGAAGCAAAAGACGGCAAAGATATTACGCTAACGCTAGATAAAAAAATTCAAACCTTTTTAGAAGATACGATGACAACTGTGGATGCAAAGTACAAACCTAAAAACATGATGGCAGTTGTAGCTGATCCGAAAACAGGTGAAATTTTGGCTATTAGTCAACGTCCTTCTTTCAACCCTGCTGATCGATCTACTATTACTGGAAACAGCTCCAGTATTTGGCAAGATTTACCTGTTGAGTATGCTTATGAGCCAGGTTCGGTAATGAAAATTATTTCTCTTGCATCTGCTATTGATACGAACGCATATAATGCCAATGAATATTATCAATCGGGTTCATACAAAGTAGGAGATATCGCAATTCATGACCATAATAACGGTAATGGTTGGGGGTCTATTACGTACCGTGAAGGGGTAGAACGCTCTAGTAACGTTGCATTTGCCAAACTTTTAAACAAAATGGGGACCGATACGTTTAAAACATATTTAGACAAATTTGGTTTTGGTAAGAAAACAGGTATTGCTTTACCTAATGAAACAAGCGGGAAAATTTTATATAACTATCCAATTGAGAAAGTAACAACCGTTTTCGGCCAAGGAACAACCGTTTCAATGATGCAAATGATTCAAGCTGCTTCGGCTATCGCAAGTGATGGCACGATGAAAGAACCATATGTTGTTTCAAGTGTCAAAGATCCAAACACAGGCGAAGAAACCGATACTAAAACAAAAATTGCTGGAAAACCAATTAGTGCAGAAACAGCGAAGAAAACGCGTGACGAATTAAAAAACGTTATTAGCGGCGAACATGGTACTGGTAAATTATATGCGATTCCGGGATACGATGTAGCTGGTAAAACCGGTACATCACAAATTCCAGATCCGAAAACTGGTAAGTATATGACTGGAGCAGATAATTATATATTCTCTTTCTTAGGAATGGCACCAGCGGATAATCCGGAGTTAGTAATCTATGTGACAATGCAACAACCACAATTGTCCGGCAGTCAGACTGGCGGAGAAGCAGTCTCAGAAGTTTTTAATCCTGTAATGAAAAACAGTCTACAATATATGAACATCAAACCAGGCGATGCAGAAAAACTAGCTTCCGAAAAAGTACCAGTCTTAGCAGGAAAAACAATAGATGAAGCTAAAAAAATAGTGAAAGATAAAGGATTAGAACCAATTATAGTCGGCAACGGCAAAAAAATTGTCCAACAACTTCCGCAAGCGAACGCCGAAATCATGCAAGGTCAAAAAGTTATTTTAATGACAGATGGTGACATGACTGCCCCTGACATGGTAACTTGGTCGAAAGACGATGCGCTAAAAGTTTCTGAAATAACTGGTATTCCGTTTGAGTTTAGTGGAAATGGTTACGTGAAGAGCCAAAGTGTATCTGCGGGTAGCGTAATTAATAGTGAAACAAAAATGAAAATAACTCTCGCCCCACCAGAAGAAATAAGTGCATTTAATCAAAATCACGATCAAGATACAGCAGAAAAAAATAAAAAAGCAACTGACATCCAAGAGAATGCCGGTATCGGTGATTTGCTCAATTAA
- the rsmH gene encoding 16S rRNA (cytosine(1402)-N(4))-methyltransferase RsmH: protein MFKHETVLLHETVDMLEVKPDGIYVDATLGGAGHSEYLLNKLNEKGHLFAFDQDQTAIDNAKIKLADYSDKVTFIKANFRDMKEALNERGIEAVDGILYDLGVSSPQLDERERGFSYHQDAALDMRMDQEQELTAKIVVNEWSYQDLIRIFFQYGEEKFSKQIAREIERRREVKPIETTGELVDIIKTAIPAPARRKGGHPGKRTFQAIRIAVNDELGAVEDSLEKALTLLKPGGRISVITFHSLEDRITKHLFQEATKGPDLPPGLPVIPDEYKPDFKLATRKPIVPSEEELEQNNRARSAKLRVIEKIIK from the coding sequence ATGTTTAAACACGAAACCGTATTACTACATGAAACAGTCGATATGCTTGAAGTAAAACCAGACGGAATCTATGTCGATGCAACACTTGGCGGCGCAGGTCACTCCGAGTATTTACTAAATAAGCTTAATGAAAAAGGGCATTTATTTGCATTTGACCAAGATCAAACAGCAATTGATAATGCAAAAATTAAACTAGCAGATTATAGCGATAAAGTGACTTTTATTAAAGCCAATTTTCGCGATATGAAAGAAGCATTAAATGAGCGTGGTATCGAAGCGGTTGATGGGATTTTGTATGATTTAGGCGTTTCATCCCCACAACTAGACGAGAGAGAACGTGGTTTTAGTTATCACCAAGACGCTGCACTGGATATGCGAATGGATCAAGAACAAGAATTGACAGCAAAAATAGTTGTTAACGAATGGTCTTATCAAGATTTAATCCGTATCTTTTTCCAATATGGCGAAGAAAAATTTTCGAAACAAATTGCTCGTGAAATCGAACGTCGTCGTGAAGTAAAGCCAATTGAAACAACAGGCGAACTAGTAGATATTATCAAAACAGCTATCCCGGCTCCAGCAAGAAGAAAAGGCGGACATCCAGGGAAACGCACTTTTCAAGCCATCCGAATTGCCGTTAACGACGAACTCGGTGCAGTAGAAGATTCGCTTGAAAAAGCCTTAACTTTATTAAAACCAGGCGGCAGAATTAGCGTAATTACGTTTCATTCTTTAGAAGACCGCATTACAAAACACTTATTCCAAGAAGCGACAAAAGGACCAGATTTACCACCAGGTCTTCCTGTCATTCCAGATGAATATAAACCAGATTTCAAACTTGCGACAAGAAAACCAATCGTACCAAGTGAAGAAGAACTGGAACAAAATAACCGAGCGCGTTCAGCAAAATTACGCGTGATTGAAAAAATTATCAAATAG
- the mraY gene encoding phospho-N-acetylmuramoyl-pentapeptide-transferase: MSLYMLVSTFAVAFIITVIGVPLFIPFLVKLKFGQSIRDEGPKMHEKKSGTPTMGAVVFITAMLISFLIFSFISGEVSAATWLLFIALALFGALGFLDDYIKVVQKRNLGLTSKQKFLGQVAISILFYLVYHLNGFAETLNIPFTNIEVDLGWFFVIFILFWLVGFSNAVNLTDGLDGLVSGLSVIAFSAFGVIAFYQEQMDVAIFCFAIVGGMLGFLLFNKNPAKIFMGDTGSLALGGSIAAISILVHQEWLLLLIGIIFVIETASVILQVFYFKATGGKRIFRMTPIHHHFELGGWSEWRVVLTFWGIGLIGAIISVCVVIF; this comes from the coding sequence GTGTCTTTATACATGTTAGTATCAACATTTGCAGTTGCTTTTATCATTACGGTGATAGGTGTACCACTATTTATACCATTCTTGGTGAAATTAAAATTCGGCCAAAGTATTAGAGATGAAGGTCCGAAAATGCATGAAAAGAAATCAGGGACACCGACAATGGGGGCAGTTGTTTTCATTACTGCAATGCTTATTAGTTTCTTGATCTTTTCGTTCATCAGTGGTGAAGTTAGTGCAGCTACGTGGCTGCTATTCATCGCGCTGGCACTATTTGGCGCATTAGGTTTCCTAGATGACTATATCAAAGTAGTTCAAAAACGTAATCTAGGCCTTACTTCAAAGCAGAAGTTTTTAGGTCAAGTGGCAATTTCGATTTTATTCTATCTGGTATATCATTTAAATGGTTTTGCTGAGACGCTTAATATTCCGTTTACAAATATAGAAGTGGATCTTGGTTGGTTCTTTGTTATCTTTATTTTGTTCTGGTTAGTTGGTTTCTCTAATGCAGTTAATTTAACAGATGGTTTAGATGGTCTTGTCTCTGGCCTTTCTGTCATTGCTTTTTCTGCTTTTGGTGTCATTGCATTTTACCAAGAACAAATGGATGTCGCGATTTTCTGTTTTGCGATTGTGGGCGGTATGCTTGGATTTCTACTATTTAATAAAAATCCAGCGAAAATCTTCATGGGAGATACTGGTTCGCTTGCACTCGGTGGAAGTATCGCCGCAATTTCTATTTTAGTACATCAAGAATGGCTGTTACTCTTAATCGGAATTATTTTCGTTATTGAAACAGCATCTGTTATATTGCAAGTATTTTATTTTAAGGCAACTGGAGGAAAACGAATCTTCCGTATGACACCAATTCATCATCACTTTGAACTTGGTGGCTGGTCCGAATGGCGTGTTGTTTTAACGTTCTGGGGAATCGGGTTAATCGGAGCAATTATTTCTGTCTGTGTAGTCATTTTTTAA